TTCTCAAACGGCAGAAGGCCCGAGAAATTGGACCAAAATGCCCCTGAAGGAGCATGTGAAGGGGAAGGGTAACTGGGTCATCAATGGAGGTGGTGGGGCCTTGCCTGACAGACACTGGAGGATGGGGGAGAGCGGCAGGGAGGGAGTGGGAGCTCTGCCAAAGAAtggcataataataataatacgtGCGGTCCCAATCCGAATGATTTTGTCCGcttccttttcatttttccttttttttttttttttaaacttttcttctcttctcctctcttcatttttcttaaaaatatataatataataataaaaagccCACTGGCCCCACCCCCCAAGTCTCTTCCGGTCGTGTGGCTGCTGCCGCTACTTTGACCTTTGACCACCACCATTCCCCCCCGcccctcccttttttttttttttctcaaaataccctttcaATTTCATTCCATTTCCCAACACCCCTCCCTCACTTTTCCCTAGGAAATTTAACTTCAATTCATAGCATACCCCCAAGGGTATTTTCGTCCTTTCAACCGCAATTACCAGAAACcgataatattataattatatttaaaataatgatgtcattaaattgataataataataatccaactaaagaaaaataaatgttcaATTTCAATGAGCTTACACAATTTATAATAATCCTTCTAATTGTTGAAACTAAATTTAAAGATAGATTGATCGATACATGGGGTCATTTCAAGCTTCCGCCTAGATGGACTATATGCATATCATCAATTTGGCCCCACCAtcggaaaaagaaaagaaaagaaaagaaaagagtaaatatatatatatatatataaatatagaaaaataataatatttggttGGTTAAGAATTTGGATAAGAAAGAAGAGTAATAGGCAGGGCAGGGAAGGATGGAAGGAAGAATCCCTGGGGGGTGGTCATGGTGGGGGTTGTAGGGTCCTCTGGCTCAGCTCAGCTCAGCTCTATAGTCTCCCTCCCAAAAGAATAATTACGAGACTCTCCAGTCTCAATTGGGGTCGCTCCTTCTTATAGTATGTATGGGTatggtattatatatatatatgggtttgTGTTTGTTTGGCAAAAAGGTTTTAGCCTAATTATTAGTGaatcttatttcttattttactaGGTTATATAATAAGGTCTTCCTTAATGCTACTATAGACTCACTcgcaataaaaattaattaaacccaccccccgcccccccccccaaaaaaaatatattattattatttaattaatagaaataGCGATAGAGATGGGAGATAGGGAGACACCTTGAGCTGGGCGAGAGCGAGAGGGGTCTCGGTTAGGAACTTGACGGCCAGAGTCATGATGGTGGAGGTGGTTTCGTAGCCGGCGACCAGCAGAGCCAGCATGAAGTCCACAATCTCCTCGTCGGAGAAGCCACCTGCTCCGCCGCCCTCCTCGTCCAAGAGAGCCCCCAGCATGTCATTCTTCCTCTGATCccctccttctcctcctcctcctcctcctcctcctctggatctcctcctcctcctctccctGACCACCCGACCCAGCGCCTCCGCCACCTTCCTCCTGGCCTCGATAGCCCGGCGGTAGGTGGTGGAGAAGAGGCGGAAAGGGATGGTGAAGAAGCCTTCAATCACCAGCATGTATTCCTTCCTTAGGCTCTCTGTCCACTCGCACGGATCGAAGCTCATCAGCTGCTTCACTGTCAACTCAAACGTTATCTGCACATTCTCATTTTATTCATAACACACCACcgttaaattacttaattaattatattcagAACAAACTAAACAAAAGCAGGCAGGCAGCCAGCcagcaaagcaaagcaaacaGCAAATTATTATACTAAACTAAATTATCAACACATAACAGTTGTTGCATATTATGACAGAAGATTCCTGCCCAATAAAAAGCTGCATCATcatatcatcatatatatatatataattatatatataattaaaacgCATATATAACCACACTAATAAGCCACACGTGTGGCTTTTGATTAGACGCTTGCTTTCGGCGCTAACATTGATCAACCGGCCCAATTTAGCAATGCCAAAGTGCGCCCTGCCGCCAGGCCGGGATCGGATCGACCAACGTCCGCGCGACCGGCCGGCCGGCCAGTCGGTTAAAACCCAACAGAATCAATTAACTGTACCTTCTTGGCCTCGTCCATGAGGAATACGAGTCCGGTCCAGCAGTCGAGATTGAGCCGGACGAGCCGATCGATGTCGAGCAGCAAATGGTCTTGGAGAATGGACGAATTCGCGAAGCTCAAGGTGAGAGAGTGCATTCGCTTGTGGAGGCTGCCCCTCATGAGCAGCAGCGAGTGGCGGCCCAGCAGGTTGGAGATGGACCCGGGATAGCTCGACTCGAAGAGCCGCCCCTCGTTCTGGAGGATGAACCGGTTCGTATCCGGGTCGGCCGAGAACACCGTCGGCTCGCCGAACACGTGCGTCGTGAAGATGGGCCCGAACCGCCCGACCCGCTCGTCGATGAAAGGCTCCGGGTTCTCCGACTTGTAGGCAGAGATGAGCTGCAGGGTCTCGCCGACGAAGGGCAGGCCGAGGGACCCCGGCGGTAGGCGGCGGCTCCGGTGGGTGGAgcggaggaagaagaggaggattaggatgagaggaagaagaaaatagagagagaataaagTCAAGGAATCCATGATTGTCGAGatgggagagggagagagagagagagattgagatttaagagaaagagaaggagatggaaaGCGGCATCACTGGAGGATAGGAATTGGGTATCTGCAACAAAATCTAAGTAGGGTGGAGAGACTAAATTAATGTCGGGTTTCTGGTCCACTCCCTTTCAATCTTGCAGCTTTATACACAGCGCCCCCCCACCCCAGGCTACAGctagaatattttatatttgtaaatgaatttttatatttgatataatatattttatatttggtatgatatattttcaaaaatagaatttaattaaattctatattacgttatattttctaaaatatcccTTAATATAAACTAGATTGCTAAGGGCTATATATTCTTGtgaacaaatttatttatttatttaaatttatagaattattttgtaaattagacctattttaataaaattcaattccATCCAAATTTGCTTTACATTCCAAATATGAAAGTTTTAAAATGAACTTTTGTGAAATTCATttattccaaattaaatatgatcacataattataaaatataattatcttatcattttatacaattaaattaaatttcttagatataaaatatgaggCCAAGTGTCAAACAAGTTAATATGGATTTTGAGCTCCAAACTCATTTACCTATTGTAGTTTTAGAAGACTAAATAAACCATTGTCTTTTTCGACGTGGTATcaaattgattattataatttaataatattaatttaaccaCCTGTCCTAAAAAATATAGGCACACTTAATCTATTggtgtttagttttgataagTTTAAGGGATGTAATGTATGAATAATACTGTAGTATTTCTATCGTATTAAAAAGAGAATATGGACTCCATAAGTGTAACACAAAGTGTGGTACTTCTATCGTATTAAAAAGAGAATATGAACTCCATAAATGTAACACAAAgcgcaaaaaaaaataatatgagtaTCGAATGTTCAAATCCTTGTAGCATtttaaaagatagaatttttgtTGGAATGCAACATTAACTAGTTAACTAGAAAACGACAATAAAGTTGAAAGATAAGTTACCCATGTGGAGATAGGGTCATGGTGTGTCCTGTCACTCCTCTAGAAGTCTCATTCACATAACATAAACGTGGGTAACTAATTATTTCTTGAAACTCtactttgaatatatatatatatagatcgtgatcgtatttaaatttatttaattgatgaataaaaaaaaagatcacttttttcaaatttattggGACTAACCTCGCATAAATGAGtcgtaaaaaaataataataatcacctCGTTTGGAAAATTCACCCAAGTTTACAAATACAATGACAGGTAATACGACAAGATTGCCATTTATctagataaatattaaatattttaattcaataaaaaaatattattttttataatgtgaAAAACGCGAGGGTCCTAATAACTTGTCAGATAGATAAGTTGATTGTACATATTTGCAGAGTCAAAATCGAACCCCactataaaaatactaaaaattttaaCCCTTGTAGAATTTGGGACACTCAGTGGGTTGTACCAACCTTTTTCCTATTTCTTGAAACTCgagttttgtatttaatttttttttttaaaaaaagagtcAGTAATTATGTGATTTTGTATAAGATGTAAACAATTATGGCCATATATAATTATGGAAACAAGTTATATGTTCAAATGGGTTTAGATTGAATTTTTTGGCatacttagtttttttttttttttaaatctaagaAATCAATATTAACCCATGTTCATATTCAAGTGTAAtagatgtattttattatttttctctttgaaattaatttcaaaagcCGTAAAATTAAGgctgtaattaattaattatatacattatTTCAAACAAATTCTATAAGGATGCGTTTGATAGAGTTGGAAAATGAGGGTGAAATTCCAATTCTGATCCCAACCTCtagaaattttaattccttgatttcaagaaaaatattcactttttgaactaaaataaaattcgaattccatagaattgaaaaattatttaatagaattttcttaaatttagatgaaaaatgaatttcaccctcattttttatgtctatcaaacgcaccctaattGTATTGttaaggaaaatatatatatgtgattatgggtataattaattatataaataaaatcaaatatttgtgtcaagatatatatataataataattaatgctTAAACTTAAGTtgttaatttctggaaaataaaaataaccataACTAAGCAGAAGGAGGCCAATGAGTTTGGTGAAAGCAAGGCTGCCTCTGAgctaatctatatatatattaccattACCTTGATAATCTCCAAGAAGCAAGAATATTCTAGCTcattatttttacaattaaaaaagtaacaacaaatcaataattaagtattaattaattaattagtcacAAACACACAACaccaagctatatatatatatatatatgtagtgtGATTTGGAAGTTCCCTAATCATGGGTTTGAGCCCCCAATGGAGGAGCATAATTAAACAATATTCGAAGCTAAGCCTATATAATGATGCCCACGTGGCGGCGAATGATTGGGAGCAGTACATTATAGTAGGGTTGGTAGAGAGGGGTGAGAGTAGCTAGCTAGCATGCATGGATCCAGATGGTCCCCGTAAAGGACACTTTGGTTGTCTACCCACTAGACAAGCATCCTACATACTACATGCATCATCAATTAGCTAGCTACCTTAGCAActaatcccccccccccccccccccccccacaaacCTTTTCtgaaataaaaatactattatatatatatatatataaacaagttTTAACCAATTTGGTGATATATAGAATTGCAGCATGTATATGTTTGTACCCCTTTCTTCTGCATGCCTTAATATAATGTCCTTAATTCACTCTTAATTCAAACATTCTTATTATATAATTACAGTATTTTTCAATCATCAAGTGCGTGGATATTACAAACATTAATAAGTGATGAACATGAGAAGggcaaaattaatgaaaattttctttattttgttgttgtacGTACGTAATTGATCATGGGTCTCTATCTAGCTAGTTgttagaattatcattatctatatacatatcctttatctatctatctatctatctatcttgtAGTTGTTGGTGGGTGTGGTTAACTAGTTAAATTAATATACTATATAGCCcactttgaaaatatatatataatataattaatcaatGTTACTAGCttgtttatataaaaaaaataaatgtgacATATATATGTAACCTTGATGCATGTATTTATATAATCTAGCTAGGTTTAGGGTTAGTTTCCTTGGAGACAGActcacccccaccccccccatGATTTGTGGAATTTAGACAGAAATCAACTTTGCATTAAGCTTAGGAGCACATCTAAGCAGCCGTGCTTTTTGGTAATTGCCCCTCACCATGGGCCACTGTCTCACTCAATTATCACATCatgcaataatatatatatatataaatcaaaatttcatataaataaCACATGATTAAAATTCACTGTGTTACTCATATATATAGGgtatgcccccccccccccccccaaaaaaaaaaaaaaaaaaaaaatttaaaattcaaatcatttAGAATCCACACAAATTAactcaaattattaattttcttaaattgcATAACATATGATCTTTTCCTATGTCATTACACCATTACTGTTGTTTTTGCATTGCACGAACTTAtttaattcatccaattctCTGTTACTGTAGAGTAGGGTAGGGAAGGGGAGGATTCATTCCCCTTTGTGTTGTTGTCGTGTTGCGATTTATGTTGAAAGAGATTTGGCGCAAGCGTGTGCCGTATAGCAACAAGCGAGTCAAAGTAGCACTAGACACGAGGTCTGTTTCACACGTGTGCATCCTTGCTGAGTGACACACCCTTACTACTATCTGTTACTGCACCACTCACCACAATACTACTTCGGCTGCACACGGGCGGGCGGGCACCCCATTGATTACACTTACACGACGCTGACCACTGACCCCCTCCCCGGCCACCATCCCTctgtatttaatatttatgatattttattgatagagtgtttattaattaagataaacaaataaaaatattagatataTGAAGTATTCCAGATGTTTGGTCTTTTTAACGGTTTGTTAAgtttatttgatcatttttagaAAAGTCTCACGTGATCTCTTATCTCCCATTTTCAAGATTAATTTATCCGACATTCTCCCGCGAATAAATGTATATGACTCTTTCAAAATAAgactcaattacttatatgtTTCTCAtaggatagttaatgccatttaatgcattttaaaaatttaaatttattaaaaaaatttatttatttaagtcttataattaatattatttaatacatttttaaattgttatatattttaaattgttatacattttaaatacattaatttactaatataattcctttcactaatttttaaattattttatttaattttatattttattatctattataaaaatatatattgaccatttttaattatctaggtggaattattgtaattctaataataattatttatacttttcaatttttttaaatttatttttgaacatgaatttagaaaataaaatattaatttttatttttatttttttgacaattcatatcaatcataaaatagtattttaatcataaatttaataataagaatattttgataaaaaaactcttatcttagtatttattatatacattaacaaacacataaaaagaaaaaatacaagtaccagttgattccaaaaaatttaacaaatattctgatagaaattttgaaatatttttcagacttatcttgatcatttcatatcttgatctgTAATGCATTCTAACCTTATTTTGATAGCTCTTATCTTagtcattttaacaaacatcacatgaaaaaaaaaaaaagggagttggaacataaaatattttatattttatattacattaattaatataaaaaaaatgtatactCTTACCGCGCGCGGCTTAAAATGACATGGCATGTCTGTCCCTTGACATATGCTTGGAATTCTTCAACTCCCCACCCCCATCAACCAGTAGTTAATAAGCAACTCCAACCAACCACCCAGTTCAGACTTCAAACTTCAGACTCCAAGCATGTCACGGGATTCCAAGCTGtcccttccttccttccttccttcacATGCTTGGAATTCTCAACTCCCCCGTACGTCAACTAGTTAATTATAAGTAActccaaccaaccaaccaaccaaccaccCAGTTCACACTTCAAACTTCAGACAGACTCCAGATAGTGAGAGCGATCACATGCTTTCTGTACGTTGTGTGATggattgtcattgttaggctacTCTTTTAAGGGATGTTTTGGGCTCGTAAGTTTCGTGCTATTAATTCAAGTGAAATTTAAGGAGGTGTCAGtctttttggctttcttgtgGATAACCACTTGTTGCACTAGATTTAGTAGAtgatgaaatatatattttaatttttatagttatatatttttttatttatatattcaaattttttgttattttaaaaatactattaaactagtaattttaaattaattggactcttgaattttttttatttcaattatattattgaaCTATATAATTTCGAATTAATTGTAcaatttaacaaatttgttGAGAATAATACATTCAGGTGTAAttgaaacagaaaaaaaaaaagtttaaaggTGTAATTGACCATAAATTACATAGTTCATgtgtatttttaaaacaataaaaagtttgactatttaaaataaaaaaatatacaagtataagggttaaaatatgtatttgacaTTTAATAAATAGATATCTCgacaaatttaatattttttttttgtatttttgaggGTTTGTTTAGTAAGCGTTCTATACATAAGTTCTgttgttaataatttattaaaaagtttAAGTATTTAGTTGTAGAGTTATCAATAATCTTTTGAATAAAAGTTAGGCTTTTAGCAACACTTTAGAAGAAGTTTTTGCCTTTACAAAAAATCCAAACCTTATTAATAAATAGCTTTCATATTTGTACTTAACACTCTATTAACTTTTCATAAACAATCTCATGTATCATAggtaaaaattcattaaaaagtcCAAAAGCctaaaatatctttttgggttaaaaggtataaatttttcataatcgAGAGGGGTTGTCCACAAACGTGCAATTTAGATAACTTcgacatttaaaaattctttcgaatatttttaaggaaaaaaagtaattattcataaaaaattctaattctaaaagaattttaaaatattgggaTAGTTATATCCATAAGAATCCTAATCTCAAGCGAATTAGTAGAAATTAGGGTAAATGTTATCcgtaaaaattctaattctacCAATATCAGGAAAAGTTaagataaacgttatctataataattctaatatcgaattaattaagattatttcATATCCCTTCTATAAATAAGCATGCACTCATTTCTAAAGAGATACGTCTCTAATACTGGTTTCAAtacaattttcattattttcaatgtttgatttaagtatcagagtgtttgtaCCAGGACCTGCCTATACTCtctaattgtttattttttgcagATTCAGACAATTTGCTGacaacatttttaatcaaataaattcattgttataaTTAGGAAACAACccaatctttttaaaattatccttAAGTTTAAACTTAAGCTTTATTTTAAGCCATGCTAACCGATCCCTTATTATACTTTACTTACTACTAGTatttgatgttctacccttgtgtttagttttgatgatgaaaaacaataccttgttttatccctaagtcatgagtcaagtctatggttttcaactaaaatcaatttcaagtgctttattaaaatgaaaaccaaaagatttatgatttcctatattagttggagatttgcaaagtcaagtatttagtcttaaaagaatctcctaaaatgtttttcaaattagctttgaagtcgttggtcaacatagagctaaaattgttctaagggaaaataccaacttgaacataaatgtgtttgatgaaaatccaatcttaagtatgaaaaatcatttatgttaatctcatactttagaataagctttcatattttgaaacgtaCGTAAAagattttggcttgaaacttaatcgtatgaaaaatcctttagttcatgcatcatgtcttgaaactcgttttgataacgtt
The sequence above is a segment of the Diospyros lotus cultivar Yz01 chromosome 7, ASM1463336v1, whole genome shotgun sequence genome. Coding sequences within it:
- the LOC127806181 gene encoding cytochrome P450 90A1 isoform X2, with translation MDSLTLFSLYFLLPLILILLFFLRSTHRSRRLPPGSLGLPFVGETLQLISAYKSENPEPFIDERVGRFGPIFTTHVFGEPTVFSADPDTNRFILQNEGRLFESSYPGSISNLLGRHSLLLMRGSLHKRMHSLTLSFANSSILQDHLLLDIDRLVRLNLDCWTGLVFLMDEAKKITFELTVKQLMSFDPCEWTESLRKEYMLVIEGFFTIPFRLFSTTYRRAIEARRKVAEALGRVVRERRRRRSRGGGGGGGGEGGDQRKNDMLGALLDEEGGGAGGFSDEEIVDFMLALLVAGYETTSTIMTLAVKFLTETPLALAQLKEEQDEIRARKGESEALEWNDYKSMPFTQCVVNETLRVANIISGVFRRAMTDIDVKGYRIPKGYKVFASLRAVHMDEDHFKDARSFNPWRWQGGDSSAATNSVNLFTPFGGGPRRCPGAELARAELSVFLHHLVTRFS
- the LOC127806181 gene encoding cytochrome P450 90A1 isoform X1 → MDSLTLFSLYFLLPLILILLFFLRSTHRSRRLPPGSLGLPFVGETLQLISAYKSENPEPFIDERVGRFGPIFTTHVFGEPTVFSADPDTNRFILQNEGRLFESSYPGSISNLLGRHSLLLMRGSLHKRMHSLTLSFANSSILQDHLLLDIDRLVRLNLDCWTGLVFLMDEAKKITFELTVKQLMSFDPCEWTESLRKEYMLVIEGFFTIPFRLFSTTYRRAIEARRKVAEALGRVVRERRRRRSRGGGGGGGGEGGDQRKNDMLGALLDEEGGGAGGFSDEEIVDFMLALLVAGYETTSTIMTLAVKFLTETPLALAQLKEEQDEIRARKGESEALEWNDYKSMPFTQCVVNETLRVANIISGVFRRAMTDIDVKGYRIPKGYKVFASLRAVHMDEDHFKDARSFNPWRWQGGDSSAATNSVNLFTPFGGGPRRCPGAELARAELSVFLHHLVTRFSWVAAEDDKLVFFPTTRTQKRFPIIVQRRNHGAAPPPAPTFPL